The DNA sequence TTTACGGCGACTATGTGTATGCATTGTTTGAGCCGCAGGAGGGGAACAAGGCGGACCATGCTGGAGAAATGAACATTTTCCATCTTCGTACAGGCCAACTTGCCGCCAAGTTTACCGTGCCGAAGCAAAAGCACAACTTGCAGACATTTCAGGTGATGGATGAAATACAATAGGAGTAGGGGATAACGATAGGTCCGAGCATGCCGTTATGGATGTTGATTGGATACTGGGCTGTCGGCATCGCCACGTTCATCGCTGGCGTGGCGGCGCGCCGCATCCGTCGAAGGGGGAAAGGGAGATGGAATTCCGCGATTATGAAGAGTTTTGGCCCTTTTATTTGACCCAGCACCGGAAACGAGCGACAAGGCGTTGGCATTTTGTCGGAACGAGCTTCGTGTTTTTGTTTGTGATCATCGCGATCGCGACGAGGAATGCGTGGTGGTTGCTCGGCGCGCCAATCGCCGCCTATGCGCTCGCCTGGTTCAGCCACTTTTTCATCGAAGGAAACAAGCCCGCCACCTTCGGCCATCCGTTTGGGTCGCTTCGGGCCGATTTTCGCATGTACAGGCTCATGCTTACGGGGCAGCTTGGGCGGGAATTGGAGCGGCTGGGGATTTCAGAGGAATAAAGCGAAGAACGATGAAAAGGCCTTCTCCCTGAAGATGTTTCAAAGTTCGAAGGAGTGGGGGCGGCCATTCGAATGATTCAGGGAGAAGGGGTTTGCCTTCTCATGGCTTCAATTGTTCAATCGTTTCTAGCGGCAGTCCGGTCAGTTCATGGATCGTGTCAGCATCAAATCCTTTTGCCAACATTCGTTTCGCAACATCTAGCTTTGCTTTCTCCATTCCTTTCTCTATTCCTTTTTCCATTCCTTTTTCCGTGAAAATCCCCACCACTTGGTGAGTGCGGTATACGCTCCTGATCCGTGAGGGTATACTGAAAATGGCCAAAAAAGGCAATAGGAAAGCAGAGGTGCCCGATTTTAGGCATCTCGTATAACCTGTCTGCCTTTTGGCTAGACTAAATAAGTTGTGGTTGGCGGAACGGCTCTTTGCGGGAGATCATGCAAAAGATGATCACCAACATCCGCCGAGCAATGGCGATGAGGGCTTTTTTCTTCCCGCACCGGGCCGCCAACGACCAAAACTTTCGGGACAAGGGATGCGTCTTGGATCGAGCTGCTGACCATGCCGCCTCGCATAACGCCGATCGGAGATGGGGATTGCCTTTTGTCGTGCGCGTGCTCTTTCGCTTTCCGGCGCTTTCATGGTTGCCGGGGGACAATCCAGTCCATGAAGCCGCCCGTTCCGGCGTTTCAAAGACGCTCATGTCGGTTCCCATCTCGGCTATGATGACGGCGGCGGTTTGTTTTTTCACTCCGGGCATGGTCATCAGCAGGTTCACTTCCTCGCGATACGGCTCGAGCAGGCGGTCGATGTGTTGGTCGACTTCTTCGATGAGCCGCTCCAATTCCTCAACGTGTTTCCACAAGAGGCGAAGGAGACGGAGCTCGTGTTCGGTCAAGGTGCCGAGCAGCGAATCGTACACCGCTTGCTTTTTCTTTTTGAGCCTGCCGCGCAGGCATTCATCCAACTCGTCCTTGTCCACGTATCCCTTCTCGAGCAGCCGGGCGAGGATGTCTTTTCCGGAAACGCCGAAGAGATCGGAGAGGACCGAGCCGAGTTTGACATTGGAAGACTCGAGCACTTTTTGAATCCGGTTTTTCTCCGAAGTCAGCTGTCCGACCCACTTTTTGCGGAGGCGGGTAAAATCCCGCAATTCGCGAATATCCGCTGGGGGGACGAAACTTTTTTCAACGAGTCCATGGCGGAGCAGCTTGGCGATCCACTCGGCGTCCGAGACATCGGTTTTTCTTCCCGGGACATTTTTGATCCGCTGCGGATTGGCCAGTGTCAAGTCGACATAGCCCTCGAGGAAGGCGAAGACCGGTTTCCAATACACGCCGGTGGATTCCATGGCGACATGGGTGACCCCATGTTCTTCGAGCCACTCAAGCAGGTCGCCAAGTCCCTTCGAGAACGTGGAGAAGGTTTGAATGTCCTTTTGAATGTGTCCATCTTCTTCCCATAGCGCGCAGGCGACGATGGTTTCGGCATGAACATCCAATCCTGCGCAGCGAGGATAGATGACATCCATGATGAAAATCCTCCTTTTCGATGATCGAGTGCGCAAACAGTGAATCCACGGGAGAAATGCGGCAGTTTTCCGTTCGTCGTCACCTTTCCTGTGCATCGGGAAAGGGCGGACAATGGGTGGTGCACCCAGTGGATTCAAACACTTTTCCGTACAGGGTCTAAGCCACCATTAAGCATAACGTCCTGTTAAACTGTTTGCGCCTATTCTTCATTATGGGAAGAAAAGGGGGATTTTCATCCCTGGGTGGAGGGCAAACCATTGCCCATGGATCTTTTCCGTGAAAATGCAGGACTGACGCGAGATTTTCATCCCTGGGTGGAGGGCAAAGCGTGCTGCCCATGGATCTTTTCCGTGAAAATGCAGGACTGACGCGAGATTTTCATCCCTGGGTGGAGGGCAAAGCGTGCTGCCCATGGATCTTTTCCGTGAAAATACATGCGCCTTCAGCGGTCATTTTCATGCCCGGGTGGAGAGCAAAAATTGCTCATGGAACTTTTCCATGCCTTTCTGTTCGTATGACACGATGAGTTCCATGACTTTGGCAGCCTCCTTTTCCTCCATGGTCTTCACCTCATCTCGCAGTCGGACTTCTTCTTCCTCCGATAACCGCAAATACGTTTCGAAAAAGCCGAACAACAGACGCTGTCTCGCCTCATCGAGCTCGAGGCGGGTGAGCATGCGCAAAAATTCCTTTTTCACTTCCACCTTCTCCTCTTCATTATACCCCATTTTGCTTAACAGGGCGGCGGCGACCGGGTTGTCATGGCGGATGTATGTGCGCCATGGGAGTTTGGACAATTCCACCGTCAAAAAACGGAAATCGAGAACGGTCAAAAACGGAAACGAAACGGTGAATGAAGATGGTTCATCGCGGATGGCATCATAGCTGAAGATGGCGATCGGAAGAATGCGGCGGCGGTGTTTTTGAAACAAGCGGCTGAAATAAATGAACATTCGCTCTGAAAACGAGGATTGGATGTAGCTTTGATGTTCGATGTGGACGACGATCAGTCCATCTTCTCCTCTCAGCTTCGTCTCGACCAATAAATCGACTCGATGTTTTTCACCCGCGGTGACATCGGTCAGCACTTCTTCTGATAAAAAGGAAAGGTAGTGAAAGTCAATCTGTTCGTGTACGTGAGGAAAGAAGAGGAGAACAAATTCTTCAAAAAAGGTGCTCAACAACTCTTTAAACAGCCGATCGTGGTCAATGCGCGTTTCTGACATGGTCTTCCTCCCGATATGTTTTTAGATTCGCATAGCTTGATTCGCCTTGCACTATGCAAAATCCTGCCGGTCTCCCTGCATTTTTTCTGCTGTTAGAAGAAGGAAATCAGGGAGGATTGTCGAATTTTGATGACATTGGAAAAATGATGAAACCAACGGCTGCCTTCGCCGTATGTATAAGCGAAGGGGAAAGGAGGGAGGGGAGTTGTTCAGCCATTCGCCTGAAGTTGTGTACGGATGGGTGCTTGTCGTCAGTGCGTTGTTGACGGTTTTGTATTTTTTCTTCAGCGATGTGCTTGACGGTTTGTTCGATGTGGCTGATCATCCGCTGTTCAGTCCGCAGTTAGTTTTATCGTTTTTCATTGTTGGCAGCGCGGTCGGATTGCTGGCGGAATGGTACACAGACTGGGCATCGAGCTTGGTTCTGTGGCTTGCCATCGGCGTGGCGCTTGTTGCTGTGTTGCTGTTGCACTTTTTCGTTTTTTTGCCGCTCCGTTCGGCTGAGGCGTCACTTGGGTATACGGACGCCGATTTGGAGGGGGCGCTTGCTAAAGTGATCGTCTCGGTGCCGCCTGACGGGTTGGGCGAAATTCTCATCTCCCGTAAAAGCGGCGCGGTGGCCAAAGCGGCGAAAAGCGCAAATAATGAGGCCATTCCGTCAGGGGAAGAGGTCATCATCGTACAAATGGAAAACGGCGTCGCTGTGGTGGCGAGGCACGATCCGTATCACCTTTCCATCTAAAACAAAGAAAGGGGACTTGTCATGGTTGCGCCATGGTTGATGGTCATTGGTGTCGTCGTCTTGCTTCTTGTCGGCCTTATTGCCATTTTTATCGCCCGCTACCGCACCGTCGGGCCGGACGAGGCGCTCATTGTGACGGGCAGCTACTTAGGAAGCAAAAACGTTCATGTCGATGAATCGGGAAACAAAATCAAAATCGTCCGCGGCGGCGGCACGTTCGTCGTGCCGATTTTCCAACAGGCTGAGCCGCTGAGCCTATTGTCGATCAAGCTTGACGTGCAAACGCCCGAGGTGTACACCGAACAAGGCGTGCCCGTGATGGCGGACGGGGTGGCCATTATTAAAGTCGGCAGCTCAATCGGCGAAATCGCGACCGCGGCCGAGCAGTTTTTAGGGAAAACACGCCAAGATATGGAAAACGAAGCGCGTGAAGTGCTTGAAGGCCATCTTCGCTCCATTCTCGGGTCGATGACGGTTGAAGAAATTTATAAAAACCGCGACAAGTTTTCGCAAGAAGTGCAGCGTGTCGCCTCGCAAGATTTGGCGAAAATGGGGCTTGTCATCGTCTCGTTCACGATCAAAGACGTGCGCGACAAAAACGGTTACCTCGATGCGCTCGGGAAGCCGCGCATCGCCCAAGTGAAGCGCGATGCTGACATCGCCACGGCCGAGGCGGAAAAAGAGACGCGCATCAAGCGGGCTGAAGCAGACAAGGAAGCGCGCAAGGCGGAGCTCGAGCGGCTAACGGAAATCGCGGAGGCGGAGAAAATCAACCAGTTGAAGCTCGCTGAGTTCCGCCGCGAGCAAGACATCGCCAAAGCGCGAGCCGATCAGGCGTATCATTTGGAGGAAGCGAAGGCGAAACAAGAAGTGATGGCCCAACAAATGCAAATCAAAATCATCGAGCGGCAAAAACAAATCGAGCTCGAAGAAAAAGAAATTTTGCGCCGCGAGCGCCAATACGACTCGGAAGTGAAGAAAAAAGCCGATGCCGAGCGCTATGCGATCGAACAAAAAGCGGCGGCGGAAAAGGCGAAGCAAATCGCCGAAGCCGATGCGCAAAAATACCGCGTCGAAACGCTGGCGAAAGCGGAAGCGGAGCGCATCCGTCTCGACGGGCTGGCGAAAGCCGAGGCGGAGAAAGCGAAAGGGGAAGCGGAAGCGGAAATCATCCGACTGAAAGGCCTCGCCGAAGCGGAAGCGAAACAAAAGATCGCCGAAGCGTTCGAGCGCTACGGCCAGGCTGCGGTGCTCGACATGATCATCAAGATGCTTCCGGAGTATGCGAAGCAAGTGGCGAGCCCGCTTGCGAACATCGAGAAGCTGACGATCGTCGACACCGGCTCAGGAGCGGGAGGCGGCGCCAACCGCGTCACGGGCTATGCGACGAACTTAATGGCGAGCTTGCAGGAGACGTTAAAAGCTTCGACGGGCATCGATGTGAAGCAGCTGCTCGAGAGCGTCGCCCAGGGTGGAGCGGCCCATGTCCAGCCGCTCGGTGCGCCAGCATCGTCCCAACAGGCGAAGACAACAGAATGATGCCTATCCTCCCACAGCGCCCTTCGTTTGAACCCGAGGGCGCTGTTTCTCGTCGCCTTGTTCACGACATTCGTCGGAGTTGCGCATCAAGCGTTGTTTCGTTATGATGGGAACGGGTGGAATGGAAAAAAGGAAGTAGGTTGAGAATAATGAAACGAGCTCGAATTATTTATAACCCGACATCGGGTCGCGAGTTGTTTAAGCGCCATTTGCCTGATGTGCTCGTGCGGTTGGAAAAGGCGGGCTATGAAACGTCGTGCCACGCCACCGAAGGGCCGGGGGATGCGACGGAAGCAGCGCGCCAGGCCGTCCTGCGGGAATTTGATCTCGTTGTCGCCGCAGGGGGCGACGGAACGATCAATGAAGTCGTCAACGGCATCGCCGATCAGCCGTATCGGCCGACACTGGGCGTCATTCCTGTCGGGACGACGAACGATTTCGCCCGCGCCATCGGCGTGCCCCGTTCGATTGAAGGGGCGTGCGACGTGATCGCCACGGGCGAGCCCGTCCCGATTGACATCGGCTGTGTGACGAACGAAGACAAAACGCACTATTTCATCAACATCGCGGGCGGCGGGCGCCTGACCGAGCTCACCTACGAAGTGCCGAGCAAGCTGAAAACGATGCTTGGCCAGCTCGCCTATTACTTGAAAGGGATCGAGATGTTGCCGTCCATCAAGGCGACCGAAGCGCAAATTGAGTATGACGGCAAACTGTTCGAAGGCGAGATTATGATGTTTTTAGTTTCGCTCACGAACTCGGTCGGCGGGTTTGAAAAACTGGCGCCCGATTCGTCGCTCAATGACGGCCTGTTCGATTTTATCATCGTCAAGAAAACGAACTTGGCCGAATTCATCCGCCTTGTCACCCTCGCGGCGCGCGGCGAGCACATCAACGACCCGCACGTCATTTACACGAAAGCGAACCGGGTGAAAGTGCACTCGCCGATGCAGCTGAACTTAGACGGCGAATTCGGCGGCATGCTTCCAGGGGAGTTCGTCAATTTGCGCCGCCATATTGACGTATTGATGCCAAAAGAAAAGGCAGAACAAGTGAGAACAGGAAGATAAGCCTGTTCTTTTCTTATGCCTTTCCCCTATAAAGGGCACGCTACATATACAGAGGAACGGCAGAAAGGAGAACGACATGACGAAGCAGCAAGCACCAGTCGCCAAAAACGAGTATTATGACGTCACATTCACCGATTTGACCCACGACGGGCTCGGGGTGGCGAAAGTCGACGGTTTTCCGTTGTTTGTGAAACACGCGCTTCCCGGCGAGCGGGCGAAGGTGAAAGCGATCAAAGTGAAAAAAGGGTATGGGTACGGCCGCCTCGTGGAGCTGTACGAACCAAGCCCCGACCGCGTTGAGCCGCCGTGCCCCGTCTATCGCCAATGCGGCGGCTGCCAGCTGCAACACCTCAGCTACGAAGGCCAGCTGAAAGCGAAGGAAAAGCAGGTGAAAGAAGTGCTCGCCCGCATCGGCAAGCTTGACGGCGTCACCGTCCATCCCGTCATCGGGATGAAGAACCCATGGCGCTACCGCAACAAGGCGCAAGTGCCCGTTGGCGAGCGCGAAGGGGGCTTGGTGGCGGGCTTTTACAAGGAGCGGACGCATGAAATCATCGATATGGACGCCTGCCTCATCCAGCAAGAGGCGAACGATGTCGTCGTCCAGGCCGTGAAGCGCATCGCCGAGCGCTATGGTATTCCCCCATACGACGAAACCACGCACAAGGGCGTTCTTCGCCATATTGTCGCCCGCTACGGCGCGTCAACTGGCGAGGTGATGGTCGTGCTCGTCACCCGCACGGACCATCTGCCCCACGAACAGGACATTGTCCGTGACATCGTCCGCGCCATTCCGGGCGTGAAATCGATCGTGCAAAACGTCAACCCCGAGCGGACGAACGTCATTTTCGGCGCCAAAACGCGGGTGTTATGGGGGAGCGAGTTCATCACCGATCGCATCGGCGACATCCAATTCGCCATCTCGGCCCGCTCGTTTTATCAAGTTAACCCGGAACAGACGAAAGTGCTGTATGACAAAGCGCTCGAATACGCGGAGTTGACCGGGCGGGAGACGGTGATCGACGCCTACTGCGGCATCGGCACGATCTCGCTCTTTTTGGCGCGTAAAGCGAAACACGTCTACGGCGTCGAAATCGTCCCCGAAGCGATCGAAGACGCCAAGCGCAACGCCAAACTCAACGGCATCCAAAACGTCACCTTCGAAGTCGGCGCCGCCGAAGACGTCATCCCGCGTTGGTATCAAGAAGGCATCCGCGCCGACTGCTTGGTCGTTGACCCGCCGCGCAAAGGCTGTGACGCCGCGCTGCTTGAGACGATCATCGCCATGAAACCGCCGCGCGTCGTCTACGTCTCGTGCAACCCGGCGACGCTCGCCCGCGACTTGCGCATCCTAGAAGACGGCGGCTACGAAACGATCGAAGTCCAGCCAGTGGACATGTTTCCGCACACGGCGCATGTGGAGTGTGTGGCGAAAATTCGGTTGAGATAAGACAACGGGCCGGTGGATCCGGCCTTGTTGTTTGCAGTCGAATTGGGCAAACGGCCATGACGACACGAATGACATGATAAAGATTTCATCCGCCTGCAAAACTGGGGGCTGGATGAGATCCATCCTATTGAGAATCCACAACACTTGCAAGTGTTCCTCGAACGGTTATGGTGAACGACTCCCGCTTCATGCAAAGCACAGTCGGAGTTTCTTTGCCCCAAATGTCACCCTCTGTCTTCCTGAGCGTCAACCGGCATAAAACATATTTTTCTTCCCCCTTTTGTACCGAAAACCGTATATAATGGAGATTGGAAATCACAAGGAGGTACATAGAAGCCATGCTCACAGGCGAATTGCGCCATAAAGTCGATAAAATATGGGAAACGTTTTGGACAGGCGGCATTACGAACCCGCTGACGGTCATTGAACAGTTTACGTAGCCAAATTGATCGTCGATTACTTTGTGAAAAACGGAGTCATGGACAAGCGGGTGCTGCAGGAAGAACCGTTTAAAACCGTCGGCAGCATTGTTGAACTCTTTCAAGACAACATGGATGACGCGCGGAAGATTATTCGCATTATCGATGAGATTAACCGAAATTCGGAAGAAATTGCGGGGGCGTGAGCGATGGGCGGCATCAACCGGGAAGAGGTTCTCGCGGGAATGGATCAATCGCTGGTTGTGATGGCACGGATGGAGATGCGCTGTTTTTCCTAGGGGCAGTGCACGATAAGGAGCGCTGAACGTGAGCATTTCGTCTCTCATTTTGCTTTTGTTGGTCATGTCGATCGTGTTGTTCGTGTATGGTGTTGTCCAAAAGAGCAAAGCCGCGAAACGGATCGCCTTTGGCCTCTTCATCGCATCGGTCGGATTGGCCGGTTTTGTCGTGTTTCTCATCGGCTATATGTAACAACAGTCAAAGACGAACACGCTGTTCTGTGTGTTCGGCTTTGCGTTTGCGGCGATTCAGATGGGGATCATTGGGGGAGATGGGGCTCGCGCTCAAGGCCTCAAGGACTGGCATTAGGGGACCGTTCGAGGCGGATTTCTCTGTCTTGCCTCATCTATCATTTTTGGGCTTCAAAGTTATTTTTAAAAAAAGCGAAGAAAGTCGTTCATTTTTCTACACGAGGACAAGCGCAGGAAATATAAAGAAAATGCAGAAAAGAATGATATATAAAAAAATTATTGAAGCAGAAGTGTGTAGTATTTATAATATTATTTGGTTATGTGTTATACAACAAAAGTAATCAGCTGGCATAGGAGGGATTGGATTGATTGAAAAGCTCGTGGAAACGGTGAACGGGTGGCTGTGGAGCCCTTTCTTAATTGCTTTTATTGTCTGTTGTGGTTTGTATTTTAGCATTCGCACCCGCTTCCTGCAAATCCGCCACGTGAAAGAGATGATCCGGCTTGTGACGACGGGGAAGGGCTCTGAGGCCGGGGTGTCTTCTTTCCAGGCGTTGACGATGTCGTTGTCCGGCCGCATTGGCGTTGGGAACGTGGCAGGGACGGCGACGGGGATTGCGTACGGGGGGCCGGGCGCTGTCTTTTGGATGTGGGTCATCACCTTTATCGGAGCGGCGACGGCGTATGTCGAGTCGACGCTGGCGCAAATTTATAAAGAGGAACAAGACGGACAATACCGCGGCGGTCCGGCTTTTTATATTGAAAAGGGCCTTGGCTGGAAATGGTTTGCGGTTGTGATTGCCGGGGCGATCATTCTCTCGATGGCGGTGCTGATGCCGGGAATTCAAGCAAACTCGATTGCCGACAGCTTTTCGAATGCGTTTGGCATTCCGAAATTGGTGACGGGAATTTTCGTGATTGCCCTTCTTGGCTTTACGATTTTTGGCGGAGTGAAGCGGATCGCGAAAACGGCGGAAATTGTCGTGCCGTTTATGGCAGTTGGCTATTTGTTGGTCGCGATTGCCATTATTGCGGCCAATATTGAAAAAGTCCCGGATGTGTTTGGCCTGATTTTCAAAAGCGCGTTTGGCGCTGATCAAGTGTTTGGCGGCATTCTTGGTTCGGCGGTGATGTGGGGGGTCAAACGCGGCCTTTATGCGAATGAAGCGGGGCAAGGGACGGGCGCCCACCCGGCAGCGGCGGCGGAAGTGTCCCACCCGGCGAAGCAGGGGCTTGTGCAGGCGTTTTCGATTTATTTGGACGTGTTCTTGGTCGTGACGGCGACGGCGCTGATGATTTTGTTTACAGGTCAATACAATGTGATCAATGAAAAAACGGGAGAGACGATTGTCGAGCATTTGAAAGGGGTGGAACCGGGCGCAGGGTATACGCAGGCGGCGGTGGACACGCTCTTCCCGGGATTCGGGTCGGCCTTTATTGCGATCGCTCTGTTCTTCTTCGCGTTTACGACGATGTACGCGTATTACTATATTGCCGAGACGAACCTCGCCTATTTGGTGCGCAGTGAAAAGAGGGGAACGGCCTTCTTTGCCTTGAAGCTCGTCTTTTTGGCGGCCACGTTCTATGGAACGGTCAAAACGGCGACGACGGCGTGGGCGATGGGCGACATCGGGCTTGGCATCATGGTGTGGCTCAACTTGATTGCGATCTTGTTGTTGTTTAAACCGGCCTATATGGCCTTGAAAGATTATGAAGAACAGCTGAAGCAAGGGAAAGATCCGGAGTTCAACGCGTCGAAATACGGAATCAAGAACGCGAAATTCTGGGAAAATGGATATAAGAGATGGGAAGAAAAGAAAGAGAAGACATTGTAACAGGTTGATTGGTTGGAGTCGACGGTGTCCCGGATGCAGCGGGACACCCTTTTTTCATCATCATCTATATGGATAAGGAACACTTTCGTTAGACATTCTCTAGGATGGGCATCCTCGAACCATCTTGCCCCCCGTGAATTCATGCGATTTTGCCATTATGATGGCTCCTCATCCGCTTCCACCATACGCTTGAGAGCCGCAAGCCGTTCATCCAATACCCTTCAAAGAAGGAAAGCCACGTTTTCAGTTCGACGAGAGGTTCGGGCTCCAGCCTGTACCTTGTTTCGCGTCCCGTTTTCCGACAGCTGCCCAACCTTGCTTCCGAAAGCACACGAAGATGTTTATTGACAGCTGTGCGGCTGATCGGGAAGGATTTGGCAATCGCGGCAATCGACAATTCGTTGTCCGCGAGCAGCTGCAACATCTGGCGGCGGGTTGGATTGGCGATGGTGTGAAACACATCGTGCTTCGGCGTGGAAACGGTTCGTTTATCCTTCGAGATATGTGGAAAGTTTTTGGTTGACAATGTTCTCCCACCCGTCATCCATAATCTTGCGAACGACTGTGTGAGGCTGCCCAAATTCGGTTGCTTTGTCCGCATCCCATCCGGAATGAATCAAGGTGAATTCCGTTTTTCCGTCTTCCAATGCTTTTCATTCCCAATCTTTTCCCCTGCGCGAAGTTTCTTTGGATTCGTCCACTGATCGTGTACAATACATAAAGGGTGACAACATCGTTCATCTCGGAAGGAGGAAAGCCGTTGACAGACAGCGCAAAACAATCATTCATTACGGACATTCAACAGTTAGATAAAAAAGGAGCCGGGCAAGCGGTCGTTTGGCATGAAGAGGAGGGAAAGAGAAAAAAGCTCAAACTCACTGTTCCGTCCACGCTTCCTGGTGAAAGGGTGCGGGTTTTGATCGATTGGCCGAAACGCCGGAGGGCCCATGCCCGAGTGGAAGAAGTGATCGAGCGGCATCCAGAGCGGCTCGATCCGCCGTGTCCGCACTTTGACCGCTGCGGCGGCTGTGTCTGGCAGCACTGGCGCTATGAGGGACAGCTGCGGCATAAGACCGAACAGGTGAAGGCGCTGCTTGCCCAGCACGGATTTGATCCGGACGTTGTGCGCGAGACGATCGGGATGGAACATCCGTGGCATTACCGCAATAAAATGGAGTTTACGTTCTCTCCTGAGGGCCTGCTTGGACTGCACGAGCAAGGGAATTTCCGGCAAGTGGTTTCGTTGGAGACATGTCTCATTGCCGGCGAGAAGATCGTCAAAGCCGCTATGGAAGTGGCGCGTTGGGCGCGCGATCATCAGCTGCCTGGGTATCACAAAGACACCCATGAAGGGCTGCTTCGCCACGTCATGGTGCGCGAGTCGTTTGCGACAGGAGAGGTGATGGTGGCGCTCTTTGCGACCGAGGCGCCGGAAGGGGAGTTGAAAGAAGCGGAGGCTGATTTGACGGAGCGGATCACGAAGGCGCTCCCGGACGTGAAAAGTTTGCTTTGGCTGGAGAATCGGGCGTGGGCCGACCGCACCCAGGCGGAACGAACGCACGTGCTGGCCGGACGGGATTTCATTTACGATGAATTGTGCGGGTTCCGCTACCGTCTTTGGTTTGATACGTTTTTCCAAACGAACCCGGTGCAGGCGGCCAAATTGGTTGAACTGGCGTTGGAGATGGGCGAGCCCAAGCCCCATGAGAAAATGATCGATCTCTTCTGCGGAGTCGGCACGTTTTCCTTGCCGTTCGCCAAGCGGGTGAAGGCGTTGGCGGGCATTGAAATTGTGGAAACGTCGATCGAGTCGGCGAAACGAAACGCGAAAGACAACGGCGTTGACAATACGTACTTTTTGGCACGGGATGCGCGGCGCGGGATTGATGACGTGTTGGAGCAGTTCGGGCGGCCGGAGCTGCTGCTTTTGGATCCTCCACGTTCTGGCGCAGGCGGAAAAGTGATGCGCAAAATCGGCCGAG is a window from the Geobacillus stearothermophilus ATCC 12980 genome containing:
- the rlmD gene encoding 23S rRNA (uracil(1939)-C(5))-methyltransferase RlmD — protein: MTDSAKQSFITDIQQLDKKGAGQAVVWHEEEGKRKKLKLTVPSTLPGERVRVLIDWPKRRRAHARVEEVIERHPERLDPPCPHFDRCGGCVWQHWRYEGQLRHKTEQVKALLAQHGFDPDVVRETIGMEHPWHYRNKMEFTFSPEGLLGLHEQGNFRQVVSLETCLIAGEKIVKAAMEVARWARDHQLPGYHKDTHEGLLRHVMVRESFATGEVMVALFATEAPEGELKEAEADLTERITKALPDVKSLLWLENRAWADRTQAERTHVLAGRDFIYDELCGFRYRLWFDTFFQTNPVQAAKLVELALEMGEPKPHEKMIDLFCGVGTFSLPFAKRVKALAGIEIVETSIESAKRNAKDNGVDNTYFLARDARRGIDDVLEQFGRPELLLLDPPRSGAGGKVMRKIGRAQPKRVVYVSCNPETFVADIAELAPFGYVLKTVQPVDMFPHTAHVECCALLVKSS